The following proteins are co-located in the Calliphora vicina chromosome 2, idCalVici1.1, whole genome shotgun sequence genome:
- the Mhc gene encoding myosin heavy chain, muscle isoform X3 — MPRPIASQEDEDPSPYLFVSLEQRRIDQSKPYDSKKNCWVPDEKEGYLLGEIKATKGDIVSVSLPGGETKDFKKDQLQQVNPPKYEKAEDMSNLTYLNDASVLHNLRQRYYNKLIYTYSGLFCVAINPYKRYPVYTNRCAKMYRGKRRNEVPPHIFAISDGAYVDMLTNHVNQSMLITGESGAGKTENTKKVIAYFATVGASTKKDESQKNKGSLEDQVVQTNPVLEAFGNAKTVRNDNSSRFGKFIRIHFGPTGKLAGADIETYLLEKARVISQQSLERSYHIFYQIMSGSVAGVKDYCLLSNNVYDYHIVSQGKVTVASIDDADEFHLTDQAFDILGFTKQEKEDVYRITAAVMHMGGMKFKQRGREEQAEQDGEEEGGRVAKLFGCDCAELYKNLLKPRIKVGNEFVTQGRNVQQVTNSIGALCKGVFDRLFKWLVKKCNETLDTKQKRQHFIGVLDIAGFEIFDFNGFEQLCINFTNEKLQQFFNHHMFVLEQEEYKREGIDWAFIDFGMDLLACIELIEKPMGILSILEEESMFPKATDQTFAEKLTNTHLGKSAPFQKPKPPKPGQQAAHFAIGHYAGVVSYNITGWLEKNKDPLNDTVVDQFKKSQNKLLIEIFADHPGQSGGGEQAKGGRGKKGGGFATVSSAYKEQLNSLMTTLRSTQPHFVRCIIPNEMKQPGLVDAHLVMHQLTCNGVLEGIRICRKGFPNRMVYSDFKQRYQIINPGGIVGVADIKKQSQLILESTPLDPDMYRIGHTKVFFRAGVLGQMEEFRDERLGKIMSWMQAWARGYLARKGFKKLQEQRVALKVVQRNLRKYLQLRTWPWYKLWQKVKPLLNVSRVEDEIARLEEKAKKAEEAHAAEVKVRKELEALNAKLLAEKTALLDSLSGEKGALQDYQERCSKLQAQKNDLENQLRDIQERLTQEEDARNQLFQQKKKGDQEVSGLKKDIEDLELSVQKAEQDKATKDHQIRNLNDEIAHQDELINKLNKEKKMQGESNQKTGEELQAAEDKINHLNKVKSKLEQTLDELEDSLEREKKLRGDIEKSKRKVEGDLKLTQEAVSDLERNKKELEQTIQRKDKELSSITAKLEDEQVVVSKHQRQIKELQARIEELEEEVEAERQARAKAEKQRADLARELEELGERLEEAGGATSAQIELNKKREAELSKLRRDLEEANIQHESTLANLRKKHNDSIAEMAEQVDQLNKLKAKAEKEKNDYYGQLNDLRAGVDHITNEKAAQEKIAKQLQHTLNEVQSKLDETNRTLNDFDAAKKKLSIENSDLLRQLEEAESQVSQLSKIKISLTTQLEDTKRLADEESRERATLLGKFRNLEHDLDNLREQVEEEAEGKADLQRQLSKANAEAQIWRSKYESDGVARSEELEEAKRKLQARLAEAEETIESLNQKCIGLEKTKQRLSTEVEDLQLEVDRANAIANAAEKKQKAFDKIIGEWKLKVDDLAAELDASQKECRNYSTELFRLKGAYEEGQEQLEAVRRENKNLADEVKDLLDQIGEGGRNIHEIEKARKRLEAEKDELQAALEEAEAALEQEENKVLRAQLELSQVRQEIDRRIQEKEEEFENTRKNHQRALDSMQASLEAEAKGKAEALRMKKKLEADINELEIALDHANKANAEAQKNIKRYQQQLKDIQTALEEEQRARDDAREQLGISERRANALQNELEESRTLLEQADRGRRQAEQELADAHEQLNEVSAQNASISAAKRKLESELQTLHSDLDELLNEAKNSEEKAKKAMVDAARLADELRAEQDHAQTQEKLRKALEQQIKELQVRLDEAEANALKGGKKAIQKLEQRCRELENELDGEQRRHADAQKNLRKSERRIKELSFQSEEDRKNHERMQDLVDKLQQKIKTYKRQIEEAEEIAALNLAKFRKAQQELEEAEERADMAEQAISKFRAKGRAGSVGRGASPAPRAMSVRPQLDGMAFPPRFDLAPEDF, encoded by the exons ATGCCGCGTCCAATTGCTAGCCAAGAAGATGAGGATCCAAGCCCATACTTGTTTGTATCATTGGAACAAAGGCGTATCGATCAATCGAAACCCTATGACTCTAAGAAGAACTGTTGGGTTCCCGATGAGAAAGAGGGTTATCTCCTTGGTGAAATTAAGGCCACCAAGGGTGATATCGTCAGCGTTAGCTTGCCCGGCGGTGAG ACCAAAGATTTCAAGAAAGATCAGCTCCAACAAGTCAACCCTCCCAAATACGAGAAGGCTGAGGATATGTCCAACTTGACATACCTTAACGATGCCTCCGTACTCCATAACTTGAGACAACGTTACTACAACAAGCTTATCTAC accTACTCTGGTCTTTTCTGCGTTGCCATCAATCCCTACAAGCGTTACCCCGTATATACCAACCGTTGCGCTAAGATGTACCGTGGTAAGCGCCGTAATGAAGTGCCACCCCATATTTTCGCCATTTCTGATGGTGCCTACGTCGACATGTTGACCAACCACGTCAATCAATCTATGTTGATTACCGGTGAGTCTGGTGCTGGTAAGACTGAAAACACCAAGAAGGTAATTGCTTACTTCGCCACCGTCGGTGCCTCCACCAAGAAGGACGAATCCCAAAAGAACAAGGGTTCCTTGGAAGATCAAGTCGTACAAACCAATCCTGTTCTTGAAGCCTTCGGTAACGCCAAGACCGTCCGTAACGATAACTCTTCTCGTTTC GGTAAATTCATCCGTATTCATTTCGGCCCCACTGGTAAATTGGCTGGTGCTGATATTGAAACTT ACTTGTTGGAAAAGGCTCGTGTCATCTCCCAACAATCTTTGGAACGTTCTTACCACATTTTCTACCAGATCATGTCTGGTTCTGTTGCCGGTGTTAAAG attACTGTTTGTTGTCCAACAACGTCTACGATTACCACATTGTCTCTCAGGGCAAGGTTACTGTTGCCAGTATCGATGATGCTGATGAATTCCACCTTACCGAT caaGCCTTCGATATCTTGGGCTTCACCAAGCAAGAAAAGGAAGATGTCTACAGAATCACCGCCGCTGTCATGCACATGGGTGGCATGAAGTTCAAGCAACGTGGTCGCGAAGAACAGGCTGAACAAGATGGTGAAGAAGAAGGTGGCCGTGTTGCCAAGTTGTTCGGTTGCGATTGCGCTGAATTGTACAAGAACTTGTTGAAACCCCGCATTAAGGTCGGTAACGAATTCGTCACCCAAGGTCGTAACGTACAACAAGTCACCAACTCCATCGGTGCTCTCTGCAAGGGTGTCTTCGATCGTCTCTTCAAATGGTTGGTCAAGAAGTGTAACGAAACTTTGGATACCAAGCAAAAACGTCAACACTTCATTGGTGTATTGGATATTGCtggttttgaaattttcgac TTCAACGGTTTCGAACAATTGTGTATCAATTTCACTAACGAAAAATTGCAACAATTCTTCAATCATCACATGTTCGTTTTGGAACAAGAAGAATACAAGCGCGAAGGTATTGACTGGGCCTTTATCGATTTCGGTATGGACTTGTTGGCCTGTATTGAATTGATTGAGAAG cCTATGGGTATCTTGTCCATCCTTGAAGAAGAGTCTATGTTCCCCAAGGCTACTGATCAAACATTCGCCGAAAAGTTGACCAACACTCACTTGGGCAAATCTGCTCCCTTCCAGAAGCCCAAGCCTCCAAAGCCTGGTCAACAAGCTGCTCACTTCGCTATTGGCCATTATGCTGGTGTTGTATCCTATAACATCACCGGTTGGTTGGAAAAGAACAAGGATCCCTTGAACGACACTGTTGTCGATCAATTCAAGAAGTCTCAAAACAAATTGTTGATCGAAATCTTCGCTGATCACCCTGGCCAATCCGGTGGCGGTGAACAAGCTAAGGGCGGTCGTGGTAAGAAGGGTGGTGGCTTCGCTACTGTATCTTCAGCCTACAAGGAACAATTGAACAGCTTGATGACCACCTTGCGTTCAACTCAACCTCATTTCGTACGTTGCATCATTCCCAACGAAATGAAACAACCTGGTCTTGTAGATGCTCATTTGGTTATGCATCAATTGACCTGTAACGGTGTACTTGAAGGTATCCGTATTTGCCGTAAAGGTTTCCCCAACAGAATGGTATACTCTGATTTCAAGCAACG GTATCAAATTATTAATCCAGGTGGCATTGTAGGGGTTGCCGATATCAAGAAGCAATCTCAACTTATTCTTGAATCAACTCCTCTAGATCCCGATATGTATCGTATCGGTCATACCAAG GTGTTCTTCCGTGCCGGTGTCTTGGGTCAAATGGAAGAATTCCGTGATGAACGTTTGGGCAAGATCATGTCCTGGATGCAAGCCTGGGCTCGCGGTTACTTGGCTCGCAAGGGCTTCAAGAAATTGCAAGAACAACGTGTTGCCCTCAAGGTTGTGCAACGCAACTTGCGCAAATACTTGCAATTGCGTACCTGGCCCTGGTACAAATTGTGGCAAAAGGTCAAGCCTTTGCTCAATGTATCCCGCGTTGAAGATGAAATTGCT CGTCTTGAAGAGAAGGCTAAGAAGGCTGAAGAAGCTCATGCTGCCGAAGTTAAGGTACGCAAGGAATTGGAAGCCCTTAATGCTAAGTTGTTAGCTGAAAAGACTGCCTTGTTGGACTCCTTGTCCGGCGAAAAGGGTGCTTTGCAAGACTACCAAGAAAGATGCTCCAAACTCCAAGCCCAAAAGAACGACCTCGAAAATCAATTGCGC GACATCCAAGAGCGCTTGACCCAAGAGGAAGATGCCCGCAACCAATTGTTCCAACAGAAAAAGAAGGGTGACCAAGAAGTCTCTGGCCTCAAAAAGGACATTGAAGACTTGGAATTGAGCGTCCAAAAGGCCGAACAAGATAAGGCTACCAAGGACCACCAAATCCGCAACTTGAACGATGAAATCGCCCACCAAGACGAACTCATCAACAAGTTGAACAAGGAGAAGAAGATGCAAGGTGAATCCAACCAGAAGACTGGTGAGGAACTCCAAGCCGCCGAAGACAAGATCAACCACTTGAACAAGGTCAAGTCCAAGTTGGAACAAACCTTGGATGAATTGGAAGACTCCTTGGAACGCGAGAAGAAATTGCGCGGTGACATCGAGAAGTCCAAGCGCAAGGTTGAAGGTGACTTGAAACTTACCCAAGAAGCCGTCTCCGATTTGGAACGCAACAAAAAGGAATTGGAACAAACCATCCAACGCAAGGACAAGGAATTGTCCTCCATCACCGCCAAATTGGAAGATGAACAAGTTGTTGTCAGCAAGCACCAACGCCAAATCAAGGAATTGCAAGCCCGCATCGAAGAATTGGAAGAAGAAGTCGAAGCCGAACGTCAAGCTCGCGCCAAGGCTGAGAAACAACGTGCTGATTTGGCTCGCGAATTGGAGGAATTGGGTGAACGTCTTGAAGAAGCCGGTGGTGCTACTTCTGCCCAAATTGAACTCAACAAGAAGCGTGAAGCCGAACTCAGCAAATTGCGTCGTGACTTGGAAGAAGCCAACATTCAACATGAATCTACCTTGGCTAACTTGCGCAAGAAGCACAACGATTCTATCGCTGAAATGGCCGAACAAGTTGATCAACTCAACAAATTGAAGGCTAA GGCTGAAAAGGAGAAGAACGACTACTATGGTCAATTGAACGATCTCCGCGCTGGTGTTGACCACATTACCAACGAGAAg gCTGCCCAAGAAAAGATTGCCAAGCAATTGCAACACACCCTCAATGAAGTCCAATCCAAATTGGATGAAACCAACAGAACCCTCAACGACTTCGATGCCGCCAAGAAGAAGCTTTCCATTGAAAACTCCGACCTCTTGCGCCAATTGGAAGAAGCCGAATCCCAAGTTTCCCAATTGTCCAAGATCAAGATCTCCCTCACCACTCAATTGGAAGATACCAAGCGTTTGGCTGATGAAGAATCCCGCGAACGTGCCACCCTTTTGGGCAAATTCCGCAACTTGGAACACGACTTGGATAACCTCCGCGAACAAGTAGAAGAAGAAGCTGAAGGCAAGGCCGATTTGCAACGTCAACTCAGCAAGGCTAACGCTGAAGCTCAAATCTGGCGCAGCAAGTACGAATCTGATGGTGTTGCCCGCTCCGAAGAATTGGAAGAAGCCAAGAGGAAGTTGCAAGCTCGCTTGGCCGAAGCCGAGGAAACCATCGAATCCCTCAACCAAAAATGCATTGGCCTCGAGAAGACCAAGCAACGCTTGTCCACCGAAGTCGAAGATTTGCAATTGGAAGTCGACCGTGCCAACGCTATTGCCAACGCCGCCGAGAAGAAACAAAAGGCCTTCGACAAGATCATTGGCGAATGGAAACTTAAGGTTGACGATTTGGCTGCTGAACTTGATGCCTCCCAAAAGGAATGCCGCAACTACTCCACCGAATTGTTCCGTCTCAAGGGTGCCTACGAAGAAGGCCAAGAACAATTGGAAGCCGTCCGTCGTGAAAACAAGAACTTGGCTGATGAAGTCAAGGACTTGCTCGACCAAATCGGTGAAGGTGGCCGCAACATTCACGAAATCGAAAAGGCCCGCAAACGCTTGGAAGCCGAAAAGGATGAACTCCAAGCTGCCCTCGAAGAAGCTGAAGCTGCTTTGGAACAAGAAGAAAACAAGGTATTGCGCGCTCAATTGGAATTGTCCCAAGTTCGTCAAGAAATCGATCGCCGCATCCAAGAGAAGGAAGAAGAATTCGAAAACACCCGCAAGAACCACCAACGTGCTCTCGACTCCATGCAAGCCTCCCTCGAAGCCGAAGCCAAGGGTAAGGCTGAGGCCCTTCGCATGAAGAAGAAGTTGGAAGCTGACATCAACGAATTGGAAATTGCTTTGGATCACGCCAACAAG GCTAACGCCGAGGCCCAAAAGAACATCAAACGCTACCAACAACAACTCAAGGACATCCAAACCGCCCTTGAAGAAGAACAAAGAGCTCGTGATGATGCCCGCGAACAATTGGGTATCTCCGAACGTCGTGCCAACGCTCTCCAAAACGAATTGGAAGAATCCCGCACCCTCCTCGAACAAGCCGATCGCGGTCGTCGTCAAGCCGAACAAGAATTGGCCGATGCCCACGAACAACTCAACGAAGTTTCCGCCCAAAACGCCTCCATCTCCGCTGCCAAGAGGAAATTGGAATCTGAACTCCAAACACTCCACTCTGATTTGGATGAATTATTGAACGAAGCCAAGAACTCCGAAGAGAAGGCCAAGAAGGCTATGGTTGATGCTGCCCGTCTCGCCGATGAACTCCGCGCTGAACAAGACCACGCCCAAACCCAAGAAAAACTCAGAAAGGCCCTTGAACAACAAATCAAGGAATTGCAAGTCCGTTTGGATGAAGCTGAAGCCAACGCCCTCAAGGGAGGCAAGAAGGCTATCCAAAAATTGGAACAACGCTGCCGCGAATTGGAGAACGAATTGGATGGTGAACAAAGAAGACACGCCGATGCCCAAAAGAACCTCCGCAAATCCGAACGTCGCATTAAGGAATTGAGCTTCCAATCTGAAGAAGACCGCAAGAACCACGAACGTATGCAAGACTTGGTTGACAAACTCCAACAAAAGATCAAGACATACAAGAGGCAAATCGAAGAAGCCGAAGAAATCGCCGCCCTCAACTTGGCCAAATTCCGCAAAGCCCAACAAGAACTTGAAGAAGCCGAAGAACGTGCCGATATGGCTGAACAAGCCATCAGCAAATTCCGTGCCAAGGGACGTGCCGGTTCCGTTGGCCGTGGTGCCAGCCCCGCG CCCCGTGCTATGTCCGTGCGGCCACAATTGGACGGTATGGCTTTCCCACCAAGATTCGACCTTGCTCCCGAAGATTTCTAA